A region of the Hylaeus volcanicus isolate JK05 chromosome 5, UHH_iyHylVolc1.0_haploid, whole genome shotgun sequence genome:
ACGATTGTCATTTTCAAGGAAAGAACAATAATCGTTAGTTGGAACGTCGAATTATAAATCATACAGATATTATAGTAAGCATTAATACTTACTATTGAATTGatacttaaataaaagaatgtgttatcttttaaatttaaacggtataaaatatgtattatcgttgatattttatattttcgcaTTTCTATTGAATGATGTCTATTGtacaatttgttttatatttaacggTTAATCAAATCTTTAATCGGTAGATGAATGCATAAATCTTTGAAAAGATCAAATAAAACCCATGCAGTAGTGGAGTTACAAACATATCTGCCACTATGTATCGAGCAATTAAAGAGTCGGAGGATAAAGTTTTCtctaacaagaaaatattgcacGAGAAAAACAATGCAGCTCCTTCACCTTGCCTATTAAAGGCTTCACGATGTGCTTTCGTCCGGCAAGCTACAATAAATGCACCTTTCGCTCGGAATCTTCGCTCCAGCCAGAAAGCGTGAAAGCAACAGAAACCTGTGTCAGTCGTGCTCTACCTACattgatcgatcgatcgtagATAAATCAATATCGCGTGAACAGTGCTCGCGATGATTTCCCGTGCATCTTTTCAAGCATAAACGCGTAGCGTTTCGTTGAAATACACAATGTTTCGGATACCGTTAATAACGATACGTGGAAAATCGAGCGAACGATATGTTCCGATATCGTTATACGTTTGACCAGCGCGTTTCGACGATAAAAGTACGGTTAGTGCATAAACAACAACTCGTAACCACtcgtaaaacatttttacatcaCGTTCGATAGCTTACcgatcaaatttaatttttacagacTACTACAACATGGATATGTTTCAGGTATGACGATTTcgagattaatattattatttgtaccaTCCGTTAATATCTGTGATAatattgagaatttttttatcgtcTTATCCCCCTCCTCCCGTGTATCTATCTTTACTATTTAGatcgaaattttcttctaattgtatatacattgaagaaacgaagaaaaaatgaCAGGTATCGTAAAGCAATATGCGTTTGGTACCAAGTTGACACAACTTATGGCGCTTGCGCAAGTAAAATTTTCAGTCTTTATCCTTTTCgtgtttttgtatatatttgtatatataagtACACACATTTTACAGATTCTTTTCTAACGAATCTGTAAGAATCAGGAAACACTTGTGCTGCgatcaaaattaaacgaaatatacAAACGTGATTTTGATCGTACCATTTTTTCGAGtcgaaaatttgattatttttcgatatcgTTTATCGAAAATGTATGCCCGGGTAATATGTAGAACGTGGGTGACAATTGCATACGGAATAATTCTGTTACCGATCGAAGATGCACGCGACCTTGTCAAATGACATCACGATACTAAATTAGGATTTCTTTACCGGCGCAAGTGTATGACGACACGCACACACCATACGAAGGATTCTATAATTACGTgttttacaattcattttcCAAGGATGCCACTCCCATTTTCATTACCCacgtatcaataaaaaaaataaatcaaatttaacaaCACTTTTACCctgataaataaacaatattgaataaacaatatttatactcGACGTACCACATCGTCCTGTAcgataaatattacttatGCTAATTGAATCCTATCCTATCGAACCTATTATCCTACTAGTATTATCttattgaacctaaatagtaaaaagtatattactctgagaatattataatacgagCATTACTTTCGATATCCTTTTATGTTGTTGCATATTGTATGCATTTTCTAGTTTCTTTCGAATTccttataaatgcataaacatccgcagtctaattatcgGTATTAACAACACAGTTAGACTacatttccaataaaaattataccaccagaacaaaaattaacttattcttattaaattatgatttttctttccaggcaataaatgatatttatatctgaaattaatattaatcgttgAAGTctatgatataaataataatgtacttTTGCATCGATCAGTATTTATTAAGTAAGTTTCGTCGATACCTCGACATTTTAGATGGCTAGTTTtgctatttaaatatttaacaatatcattattacatttctataatttttaattgatttttctttcagcTATAATATGTATGTCAGCGGTACcatgatataaattaattttcaaccttgacatttttgcaaagaaattgtACCAACATAGGTATCAGAATGACTCATACTTCAAGATACATGGGATATCATGCTAGCACAAATCGAGATTATTTAACGGATGGTGATGAGAGTCATCATGCTCCGTCGGAGCATACAGTATCCGAATATATTGTATCCGCAGACCATACTACAATGGTAGTTTGCAATTATATGAGTAACATAACAGTAAAAACTTGTTGTACACATTATGTATGTTTACATTCCATAGGTAAAAGCATCGAAAAAAGACCGACCcgagaaatatgaaaaagaagaaggaagacgATCACGAAGCACACCTAACAGCCGTGTTTCTGTATTATCTGGATCTTCTAGGCACAGTCTTCATCCTCTCAATAAGAGCGCTTCACACGGTAGCATATGCGACAATGGATCAGATGTGTACGTTACGAGTGCTGCGTACAGAGCAACATCAGACATAAGGTTGTAAATATAACACTGTAACATTACTTATACAACATTATGTATTAATCGCTGTTATTTAATCAACAGTCATGCATCGCATCACAGTCTAACTCCAAGTTCGAGACTGGGTCATCGGGCACCTAGTCACTGTAGCTACGGTTCTGCAAAGTCAGTAAAATCACACGCATCCAGAAAGGATGGTATTATTATCGAAACTATGTCGACACCTAATCCATTTTGTCCGAATACCAAGGGAATTTGCTGCCTTATGTTACTTCTCAATCTTGGTTTAATTCTTGTTACGTTAGGTTTTGTTAtagttattcaatttttccaaccatTGATAGTTTGGTAAGTACATagtcaacaaaaataattaaaaaggaaacaacATCTAAAGTTTCTCCttgtttattctatattttctttcaggATTTTAGGAATAGTGTTTCTTGTATTTGGATTTTTAACTCTGATGGGAAGTCTTCTATACTGTGTACATGTATTTAGAAATGCAAAGCACCCGCACGACATTAATCCAGAAGATCTTTATTGGACGAAATATTGGCAAGGACACGTAGGTTCGGCACCCGAAGTGTATTACAAAGCTGAAGATAAGTATCAAGATGACGGATACAGTGATCGTTTAagcaaatattcgaataaatattacgatCGTCAAAGATACTAACGATAATACTATTATATTCAATATGTTTTGACGTTAATTATCAGATAAgtgtaacaaattaaaaaacttcgAGACAAAAGAAGTTACGTTAatggtaaatattaatttgtgttatgaaaaattaatcattataaaatagCCAAATAATCAGTGTTTAAAttggtttatttaattttttttaacatagaAAATTTTGATCCTCTTTAATAACGCGTATCTTCTTGTTATCACGcataacaaaaatagaagataatataaaaagtaaataaattgacataaaacgagaaataaatctttttttatacaaaataacaagAACATATTACATTACTAAAAAGGATCGAGATCTATTacgatcgaaacgtttaaatgaactaattttaataaagcttatttaaagaaaaaagttacattctattaatatcaatgcTAATAACATATTTCACCGACCACAGaccaaaattatattttgtataaaatgcttagttatttatttgatacagATACggatataaattacaaattctttaactgtaaatattttctatataatgaattaaaagatTAACAAGCGAAAGTCCTAGccttacaattattttacaatatttcaatCTTTGTGTATCGAAtaactgtattttatttatcaagttataaacaaacacaaaataatttatcaatacattattattatcgtaattTGCGTATTACTTTACCACGTTTTCGCAAGTCCAATTGTGTTATTAAACAGTTGTTGGTTGTAAAATGTTCCATCGGTTtccattatgaaataaaaccaTTTGCCACGAATTTTCAATGATGTGTAAGTGTTCCTTTTTATCAAAGTATTAACttttatcttaaaaataataaagaaactacTAATCTCTGATGAAATAAgtcttttatataaaattacaagagtacaaagaacaaaaaagaacATGTAAGCTAACTGAATTTACTACAACTATTGGTTACCTCTTCCACAGGAATTGTTaaaattctttcctttttcaataaatgatGAGTAGTTAGAGTTACGTATTTGCCTCCTTTGTGTAAAATGATACACCTTATAAATCGTCGAATTATGAAATGCGACATAGTAGCCGTGATAGGtcctaaatataaaaatataaatttgaaataaagtcGTATTGTTACCTATGTGCATactatgaaaattaattgtgaaTTTATACTATTACctattaacatatttaaaatgtagaatatattgtcTTTAATTGCCTGTTTAACTTCTTTCCACAATACACCGTTCGTCCATGTCAACAATGCTTTTATATCAACTGTGTAATATGCGAGCGTCATTGAGCCAAAAGACCATCCGAATGTGACACATCGCAATATATTTGTAGCTATGGTAGATTTAGATTTAAACAGTATTACATTATTCTGCACATTTGTATTTACATGAAATACATCCGGATCCCATTGGTTAGTCGAGTTCCTGAATATCATAAAAACAAACGTTGATGTTTTTAAAACACGTCGAAAATCGTTTATACAAGAATTTTACGGATTACTATTTGTCTAAGGAAGCAAACTTCTTATACAAACTATGCAATACTGTACAGTACCTTGTACTTCTTTCTTTAAGTGCACAGTTAGGTGGAGAATGATacgatttacaaaatacaggAGCTTTTGATTTAGAATTCTTCGCTAAAGGCCGGTAAAAGAATGTCAATTTACTAATTACATCGGCGCGTACAACAGCATTCTTCAAACACAAATGATTAAACATTGTTACAATCTATAAATACTATACTCGACTATATTATTCTCCGGCATCAGCTGGTGTGGTTAGGTCTGATAGGTTAGACTGCATCACTGGATTAGTCTGAGCAAGTCTGGATGAGGGTAAGTAAGACTAAAAAGAAATGCTCGTAAAAACGCAGATTAGCTCAGACTTCAGACTCTCAGCAACTCTAACAAGTGGACCTTGGTGGACCTCAGACATCAGCTCAGCAACCTCATTCCACCTGATTCCACCTCAGTCACCAAAATTTGCTAAAATCGAATGAAACAA
Encoded here:
- the LOC128876543 gene encoding uncharacterized protein LOC128876543 translates to MTHTSRYMGYHASTNRDYLTDGDESHHAPSEHTVSEYIVSADHTTMVKASKKDRPEKYEKEEGRRSRSTPNSRVSVLSGSSRHSLHPLNKSASHGSICDNGSDVYVTSAAYRATSDISHASHHSLTPSSRLGHRAPSHCSYGSAKSVKSHASRKDGIIIETMSTPNPFCPNTKGICCLMLLLNLGLILVTLGFVIVIQFFQPLIVWILGIVFLVFGFLTLMGSLLYCVHVFRNAKHPHDINPEDLYWTKYWQGHVGSAPEVYYKAEDKYQDDGYSDRLSKYSNKYYDRQRY
- the LOC128876544 gene encoding uncharacterized protein LOC128876544 isoform X2, yielding MPENNIVENSTNQWDPDVFHVNTNVQNNVILFKSKSTIATNILRCVTFGWSFGSMTLAYYTVDIKALLTWTNGVLWKEVKQAIKDNIFYILNMLIGPITATMSHFIIRRFIRCIILHKGGKYVTLTTHHLLKKERILTIPVEEIKVNTLIKRNTYTSLKIRGKWFYFIMETDGTFYNQQLFNNTIGLAKTW
- the LOC128876544 gene encoding uncharacterized protein LOC128876544 isoform X1, producing the protein MFNHLCLKNAVVRADVISKLTFFYRPLAKNSKSKAPVFCKSYHSPPNCALKERSTRNSTNQWDPDVFHVNTNVQNNVILFKSKSTIATNILRCVTFGWSFGSMTLAYYTVDIKALLTWTNGVLWKEVKQAIKDNIFYILNMLIGPITATMSHFIIRRFIRCIILHKGGKYVTLTTHHLLKKERILTIPVEEIKVNTLIKRNTYTSLKIRGKWFYFIMETDGTFYNQQLFNNTIGLAKTW